One Leptospira wolbachii serovar Codice str. CDC genomic region harbors:
- a CDS encoding adenylate/guanylate cyclase domain-containing protein has translation MKQSLVEEILISREMKNEKTVALVRFVLFSLTSSMDFLSYFGLISYTIVTPSFITLTLDFIFLLFASIVLFIVNFFPYQPYLKFFTITLDYFIIGLMIFLDPTIQKENGLIYFIAMTSAIFIYQFNLLRHSKAGTIYGAFLAFVYFLVISIGLGEGYPFDIVPMMIGLGMILGVGYVTTVSNIEMVKEANAKQMMERYLPSQLVSEFYKNKVQLEPGGENKEVTILFSDIRSFTKFSELRSAEEVVQFLNEYLSRMTDVIFKFNGTIDKFIGDAIMTVFGAPFKNDDDALRAVKTAVEMIRELSKLNQKMDLTKDNLQVGIGIHTGDAIVGNIGSDRRLDYTVIGDNVNLASRIEGLTKHYGCSILISETTFGQIEGKYTSQDGFEVREIDRVIVKGKSKAILVYEVVVL, from the coding sequence ATGAAACAATCATTAGTTGAAGAGATTCTGATTTCCAGAGAGATGAAAAACGAAAAAACAGTGGCACTTGTTCGATTTGTATTATTTTCACTCACATCCAGCATGGATTTTTTATCATATTTTGGTTTGATCAGTTATACAATTGTAACTCCAAGTTTCATCACATTAACATTAGATTTTATATTTCTCTTGTTTGCTAGTATCGTACTGTTTATCGTAAATTTTTTTCCTTATCAACCGTACTTAAAATTTTTCACAATAACCTTGGATTATTTTATTATAGGGCTTATGATCTTTTTAGATCCGACAATCCAAAAGGAAAATGGTCTAATCTACTTTATTGCGATGACTAGTGCAATTTTTATTTACCAGTTCAACTTATTGAGACATTCAAAGGCAGGCACAATTTATGGAGCTTTTTTGGCTTTTGTTTATTTTCTGGTCATCTCAATCGGGTTAGGGGAAGGCTATCCATTCGATATTGTTCCAATGATGATTGGACTCGGAATGATCCTTGGAGTCGGTTATGTGACAACTGTTTCGAATATCGAAATGGTGAAAGAGGCCAATGCAAAACAAATGATGGAAAGATACCTTCCATCGCAACTAGTGAGTGAGTTTTACAAAAATAAAGTTCAGCTAGAACCAGGTGGAGAAAATAAGGAAGTGACCATTCTTTTTTCTGATATACGATCCTTTACTAAATTTTCAGAACTAAGGTCTGCAGAAGAAGTAGTTCAATTTTTAAACGAATATTTATCTCGAATGACAGATGTGATTTTTAAATTTAATGGGACCATTGATAAATTTATCGGTGATGCAATTATGACTGTATTTGGTGCTCCTTTCAAAAATGATGATGATGCGCTTCGTGCAGTGAAAACAGCCGTGGAAATGATTCGTGAACTGTCCAAACTAAATCAAAAGATGGATCTCACTAAAGACAATTTACAAGTTGGCATTGGAATCCACACGGGGGATGCGATCGTTGGAAATATCGGTTCTGATCGACGATTGGATTATACTGTGATAGGTGACAATGTGAATTTAGCTTCTCGAATCGAAGGATTGACAAAACATTACGGGTGTTCTATTCTCATATCAGAGACCACATTCGGACAAATTGAAGGTAAATATACAAGTCAAGATGGTTTTGAGGTTCGAGAAATTGATCGAGTGATCGTAAAAGGGAAATCAAAAGCAATTTTAGTCTATGAGGTAGTTGTTTTGTAA
- a CDS encoding tocopherol cyclase family protein, which produces MNEVNKIRYNPNGINGHYESYFVRANHSIGKKAFWIRYTIFSPKGDATKAIAELWVIWFDGITQKHVAVKKEIPFSKAHFSKDELNVSIDDSILTETALSGVVETATGKIKWNLNYSGGEKPLLVFPENLYQTPLPKAKLLVGKPLAVFTGTVEVNNEVFEINNWIGSQNHNWGVKHTDHYAWGQVAGFDNSPESFLEVATARLKFGPIWTPFMTVIVLRHKGHEFKLNGISQALKAKADFDYFNWHFNSSTKDIEITGWIKANENDFVGLKYYNPPGGIKNCLNSKIATCNIKVKFKNSDGKIIEDMLTTSSRAAFEILTDDTNHGIPLVV; this is translated from the coding sequence ATGAATGAAGTAAACAAAATCCGTTATAACCCAAATGGTATAAATGGCCACTATGAAAGTTATTTTGTAAGGGCAAACCATTCGATCGGGAAAAAGGCGTTTTGGATTCGATATACAATCTTTTCTCCGAAAGGGGATGCTACAAAAGCAATCGCTGAACTTTGGGTAATATGGTTTGATGGGATCACTCAAAAACATGTTGCGGTAAAGAAGGAAATTCCCTTTTCAAAAGCGCATTTTTCGAAGGATGAATTGAATGTTTCTATTGACGATTCCATCTTAACGGAGACAGCTTTAAGCGGTGTTGTTGAAACTGCTACTGGAAAAATTAAATGGAATTTGAATTACAGTGGAGGTGAAAAACCATTACTAGTTTTTCCTGAAAATTTGTATCAAACCCCTCTACCAAAAGCAAAACTATTAGTTGGAAAACCTTTGGCTGTGTTTACGGGAACAGTAGAAGTAAACAATGAAGTTTTTGAAATTAACAATTGGATTGGAAGTCAGAATCATAATTGGGGTGTAAAACATACTGATCATTATGCCTGGGGACAGGTTGCCGGGTTTGATAATTCTCCTGAAAGTTTTTTAGAGGTTGCTACAGCGAGATTAAAGTTTGGCCCAATTTGGACTCCATTTATGACTGTTATAGTGCTTAGACATAAAGGACATGAGTTTAAATTAAATGGTATTTCGCAAGCATTGAAAGCAAAAGCAGATTTCGACTATTTTAATTGGCATTTCAATTCATCAACAAAGGATATTGAGATCACCGGTTGGATAAAGGCAAATGAAAATGATTTTGTTGGTTTAAAATATTACAATCCACCGGGAGGAATTAAGAATTGTTTGAACTCGAAAATCGCTACATGCAATATCAAAGTGAAGTTCAAAAACTCGGATGGTAAAATAATTGAAGATATGTTGACTACATCCTCACGTGCCGCTTTTGAAATTTTAACGGATGATACGAATCATGGAATTCCTTTAGTTGTCTAG
- a CDS encoding FG-GAP repeat protein, whose protein sequence is MGKRQFLFRSFLTKKCVLILLLISYGSCRQLTLNNPCDQKSKSYAETLLLATLSETPIPFCGFRVSSAPKLWEAQAYLKASNAEANDFFGFSVAISRDTIVVGASGEASNQTTISNGPTASGDNSALRSGAVYVFQRSGNSWTQEAYLKASNAEVDDRFGISVAIDGDTIAVGANEEDSNQTTITNGLPASNDNNASNSGAVYVFQRTGSTWVEQAYIKPPNTGVDDQFGVSISISGDTIAVGSFLEDSIQTTITNGPTATGDDSATQSGAAYVFQRSGSTWSQQAYLKASNAQSDDRFGVTVSISGDTIVVGANLEDSNQTTITNGATASSDNSATQSGAAYVFQRTGSTWVEQAYLKPPNAEANDQFGQRVAISKDTIVVGSFSESSNQTTISNGQTASTNNSAALSGAAYVFQRIGSTWTHQAYLKAPNTEADDRFGISLAIEGDTILVGAIFEDSNQTTVTNGQTASEDNSITNAGAVYVFQRSGSNWFHRAYIKPPNPDLDDRFGNAVAISGDTMIVSANQEDSNQNTITNGPTASTNNLATNSGAGYVFIRK, encoded by the coding sequence ATGGGAAAAAGACAATTTTTGTTTCGTTCATTTTTGACCAAAAAGTGCGTACTGATTTTGTTACTCATCAGTTATGGAAGCTGCAGGCAATTAACATTGAATAACCCCTGTGATCAAAAATCGAAAAGTTATGCAGAGACCTTGTTATTAGCAACCCTATCGGAAACTCCCATTCCCTTCTGCGGGTTCCGTGTCAGTAGTGCACCAAAACTCTGGGAAGCCCAAGCTTATCTCAAAGCATCCAATGCAGAGGCAAATGATTTTTTTGGGTTCTCAGTCGCCATCTCAAGAGATACCATCGTGGTCGGGGCTTCTGGAGAAGCAAGTAACCAAACTACCATTTCTAATGGACCAACGGCAAGTGGAGATAACTCAGCGCTCCGGTCAGGTGCAGTCTATGTATTTCAAAGATCTGGTAATTCATGGACACAAGAAGCATACTTGAAAGCTTCCAATGCAGAAGTTGACGATCGATTCGGGATTTCTGTTGCGATCGATGGAGACACGATTGCGGTCGGGGCAAATGAAGAAGATAGCAACCAAACAACGATCACAAATGGACTTCCCGCGAGTAACGACAATAATGCTTCGAATTCTGGCGCTGTATATGTCTTTCAAAGGACAGGTTCCACTTGGGTAGAACAGGCCTATATCAAACCTCCGAATACGGGTGTAGACGATCAATTTGGAGTATCGATTTCTATCTCTGGAGATACCATTGCAGTTGGTTCTTTTCTGGAGGATAGCATCCAAACAACAATTACAAATGGACCAACGGCAACTGGAGATGACTCAGCAACCCAATCTGGTGCCGCCTATGTCTTCCAAAGGTCTGGCTCAACTTGGTCACAACAAGCCTACCTCAAAGCTTCCAATGCACAATCAGACGACCGATTTGGTGTAACGGTTTCTATCTCTGGAGACACAATCGTAGTAGGTGCCAATTTAGAGGATAGCAACCAAACAACGATTACAAATGGAGCCACTGCTAGTTCAGACAACTCAGCAACCCAATCGGGAGCCGCCTACGTCTTCCAGAGGACAGGTTCCACTTGGGTAGAACAAGCTTACTTAAAGCCACCCAATGCAGAAGCAAACGATCAATTCGGTCAGCGTGTCGCCATCTCAAAGGATACAATTGTAGTCGGGTCATTTTCTGAATCAAGTAACCAAACAACGATTTCCAATGGACAAACAGCAAGTACGAATAACTCAGCTGCCCTATCTGGCGCTGCTTATGTTTTCCAAAGAATCGGTTCTACATGGACACACCAAGCCTACCTCAAGGCTCCCAACACAGAGGCAGATGATCGTTTTGGTATCTCACTTGCGATTGAGGGTGATACAATTTTGGTCGGAGCCATTTTTGAAGATAGTAACCAGACAACGGTTACGAATGGACAAACTGCGAGCGAGGATAACTCTATCACCAATGCGGGTGCTGTTTATGTTTTCCAACGATCTGGATCCAACTGGTTCCACCGAGCCTATATCAAACCACCGAATCCAGATCTAGACGATCGGTTTGGCAATGCTGTTGCCATTTCTGGCGATACCATGATTGTGTCAGCGAACCAAGAGGACAGCAATCAAAACACAATCACAAATGGACCTACTGCAAGCACAAATAACTTAGCTACTAATTCCGGTGCAGGCTATGTTTTTATTAGAAAATAA
- a CDS encoding AgmX/PglI C-terminal domain-containing protein, translating into MKQLIPYQKEILLVSMTTFVLSFVYLIFLRPISNGNEYTQITNEVDKRGLSPYHKREVNLTITKHKRQIQICYNLYLETKPKIEEGKAQFDWQIEPDGDATKVELIQSDFTSELLLNCIQKEISSWEFPPPPDRSRNTYAEYTFNFKKGVSIQK; encoded by the coding sequence ATGAAACAACTAATTCCCTACCAAAAAGAAATCCTTCTAGTCTCGATGACAACTTTTGTCTTAAGTTTTGTGTATCTCATTTTTCTTCGTCCAATCTCAAACGGAAACGAGTACACACAAATAACCAATGAAGTGGATAAACGAGGACTCTCTCCTTACCACAAACGAGAAGTGAACTTAACCATTACAAAACACAAACGACAGATTCAAATCTGTTATAATTTATATCTAGAAACAAAACCAAAAATCGAGGAAGGCAAAGCCCAATTCGATTGGCAGATCGAACCAGATGGTGACGCAACAAAAGTAGAGCTCATCCAATCCGATTTTACATCAGAATTACTATTGAATTGTATCCAAAAAGAAATCAGTTCGTGGGAATTTCCTCCCCCACCTGACAGATCTCGTAACACCTACGCAGAATATACATTTAACTTTAAAAAGGGAGTTTCTATTCAAAAATAA
- a CDS encoding ankyrin repeat domain-containing protein, with protein MKRTVYLVFSFLLLTIQCANVQTRSEDRFHNLYYQVAIGNTERVRQLINLGYDINRPEDTFERLTPLMIASKEGHTEIASLLVFMKVELNAKTRNGHTALMMASYNRYPRIVKILLDAGANPNLVTNEGHTALSEILFSEREEIVRLLMEKGAK; from the coding sequence ATGAAACGAACAGTTTACCTTGTATTCAGTTTTCTCCTATTGACCATTCAATGTGCGAATGTTCAAACGAGATCAGAAGATCGATTTCACAATCTTTATTACCAGGTTGCAATAGGTAATACGGAAAGAGTCAGACAACTAATAAATTTAGGATACGATATTAATAGACCTGAAGACACATTTGAAAGGCTAACACCTCTTATGATTGCTTCTAAAGAAGGTCACACTGAAATTGCATCACTATTAGTTTTCATGAAAGTCGAATTAAATGCAAAAACCAGAAATGGACATACTGCCCTAATGATGGCATCTTATAATCGTTATCCGAGAATAGTTAAGATATTACTCGATGCAGGAGCAAATCCTAATTTAGTCACGAATGAAGGTCACACTGCCTTGTCTGAAATTCTCTTTTCCGAAAGGGAAGAGATTGTTAGGTTGTTGATGGAGAAAGGTGCTAAATGA
- a CDS encoding ATP-binding protein produces the protein MQAIEETKETKKLFSTFPILCFFCFSFYSCTNITKESPKLVQGVLDLSTHNFKSKPIVPLVGEWKFTPGRLDFTEGKDTILVTIPDQPHWNSYNSNQSGLATGFGIGSYFFTIIPPKEPTTLSLDFNIVFSDCKIYQNGILIGSIGNIYGMEDGFDRRPVQIVLLPTNNEPIHLTILLRNRFYQAGGIRFLPVLGKSDYLATARDKEIFEQSLIVGGLFFLGLYQLGVYFTRGRIIGSLYFFLFCQIMALQILATGTRSLFLILGENSSELVFRINFFSQYAGAISGLYYFYSLTREYIPSYIIRGMSGIILVPVFITIFGPIYTISYLHLYVLTALTVILAIAIYLIVCYIKDKRYGYIYLGLSSILLIGCASNDIILSLLHKTEPMLLSYGLLLFVFFQSIFLSKHISNEIITAELNLKAAKYQLVHSEKMSSLGVMVASVAHEINSPLSAVIASSAAIEERITEHFRLLPETNPIPKDKFPILLSLFDLAINQNELFSTKEARQTKRNLTQYLESLGINDAENKADLFVSLGIREIPEDWIPILTDKDGADFLVIAERAISLLQGTKTIRIAALRAVKIAQSLKNFTHFDPKAEKQTINLSDSIDMVLTIFESSLKQGIELATDFEEIPPIECYPDELNQVWTNMIQNAIQSMNGKGFLKIKIGKTEIKDKGYVFVSIEDSGVGIPKDLESKIFDPFFTTKPIGEGTGLGLYITKQVVEKHNGSIELETKPGRTIFTIFLPWAPE, from the coding sequence ATGCAAGCCATAGAAGAAACAAAAGAGACAAAAAAACTTTTTTCCACTTTTCCTATTCTCTGTTTCTTTTGTTTCTCTTTCTATTCTTGTACAAACATAACGAAAGAATCACCGAAATTGGTACAAGGAGTTCTCGATCTCTCTACCCATAACTTTAAATCCAAGCCCATCGTGCCACTGGTCGGTGAATGGAAATTTACTCCCGGCCGACTAGACTTTACGGAAGGAAAAGATACAATTCTTGTTACCATTCCGGATCAACCGCACTGGAATTCCTATAATTCGAACCAAAGCGGTTTAGCAACGGGATTCGGAATCGGAAGCTATTTTTTCACAATCATTCCTCCAAAAGAACCGACCACCTTAAGCCTAGATTTTAACATTGTATTCTCTGATTGTAAAATATACCAAAATGGAATCTTAATTGGATCCATCGGAAATATTTATGGAATGGAAGATGGCTTTGATCGTCGACCCGTACAAATTGTTCTTTTACCAACAAATAATGAGCCCATCCACCTAACCATTCTACTCCGGAATCGTTTTTATCAAGCTGGAGGAATCCGTTTCCTTCCCGTGTTAGGAAAGAGCGACTACCTTGCCACTGCAAGAGACAAAGAAATATTCGAACAATCCCTGATCGTTGGGGGGCTTTTCTTTTTGGGTTTATATCAATTAGGAGTTTATTTCACTCGTGGTAGAATCATTGGATCGCTGTATTTCTTTCTATTTTGCCAGATTATGGCATTACAAATTCTCGCCACTGGAACCAGATCTTTATTTCTTATCTTAGGGGAAAATTCCAGCGAACTTGTCTTTCGAATCAATTTTTTCAGTCAATATGCAGGCGCAATATCGGGGTTATATTATTTTTATAGTCTTACCCGTGAGTATATACCAAGTTACATCATTCGAGGAATGAGTGGTATCATTCTCGTTCCAGTATTTATTACTATATTCGGCCCCATTTATACGATCAGCTACCTCCATCTTTATGTTCTGACTGCCCTCACCGTAATTTTAGCTATCGCCATATACCTAATTGTTTGCTATATTAAAGACAAAAGATATGGCTATATATATTTAGGACTATCTTCTATTTTGCTCATAGGTTGTGCGAGTAATGATATTATTTTATCATTATTACACAAAACAGAACCGATGTTGCTTTCCTATGGACTTTTGTTATTTGTTTTTTTCCAATCTATCTTTTTATCGAAACACATCTCTAACGAAATCATCACGGCCGAACTAAACTTAAAAGCTGCCAAATATCAATTGGTTCATTCAGAGAAGATGTCTTCACTCGGTGTCATGGTAGCGAGTGTTGCACACGAAATCAATTCACCACTTAGCGCAGTGATTGCTTCCAGTGCCGCAATAGAAGAAAGAATAACTGAACATTTCCGACTTCTCCCCGAAACAAATCCGATCCCAAAAGATAAATTTCCAATATTATTATCGTTATTCGACCTTGCAATAAACCAAAACGAACTTTTTTCGACAAAAGAAGCCAGACAAACCAAACGCAATTTGACACAATACCTAGAAAGTTTGGGAATCAACGATGCTGAAAACAAAGCTGATCTTTTTGTATCATTGGGCATTCGGGAAATTCCAGAGGATTGGATTCCCATACTAACAGACAAAGACGGAGCAGATTTTCTTGTGATTGCAGAACGAGCCATCTCTCTCCTGCAAGGAACGAAGACCATTCGAATAGCAGCCTTACGTGCGGTAAAAATTGCGCAATCCCTAAAGAATTTCACACATTTTGATCCAAAAGCAGAAAAACAAACAATCAACCTATCAGATTCTATAGATATGGTTCTCACTATTTTTGAAAGCTCTTTGAAACAAGGAATCGAACTCGCTACTGATTTCGAGGAGATTCCACCTATTGAATGTTATCCAGATGAATTAAACCAAGTCTGGACCAATATGATTCAAAATGCCATCCAATCCATGAACGGAAAAGGGTTTTTGAAAATTAAAATTGGCAAAACAGAAATCAAAGATAAAGGTTATGTTTTTGTTTCCATCGAAGATTCCGGGGTAGGCATTCCAAAAGATTTGGAATCTAAAATTTTTGATCCATTCTTTACAACAAAACCTATCGGAGAGGGGACCGGACTTGGCCTCTATATCACAAAACAAGTAGTAGAAAAACACAATGGCAGCATAGAACTAGAAACAAAACCAGGAAGGACGATATTTACCATCTTTCTACCTTGGGCACCAGAATGA
- a CDS encoding sensor histidine kinase yields MNWKQSFKGFVLFLLYIGTAKLGMEFFSFQPVNLAVLWIPSGIGLIGCLFFGYRYLPVVWLASFLANKDGLISSQHGLDPFGLYLSISLTAGIDTLQSALAYTFWIKKIRKSLSSAKDNFYFVVYVCFLSSLISILCLGGILYSFGYFYKLNFSEIIRTLIVITFGDTIGIFIIVPFFMAWRKFRFEDLSIRLILWTFSFVLVQVIIVYHFPYLFFLSFLILIYLGYRFQIRGVTLGVFLLYLSSILMTRMGVGPFVYPGVFDSYIYLISFLIPFSILSEFITLQYQRLITYRFELEKKVFDRTKLLRKQVFEKNKAIEALHTSEKLLSESNRTKDIFFSIIAHDLRNPLGAFKQLTELMYTDFDSHTDTEKKETIYEIQNSASMLYGLLEQLLDWARTQTGNMPFRPKQVNLIGLISKITDQVESTIKKKSIQLLTDIPSELAYVYADSEMIQAILRNLITNSIKFTNENGKIRIAVRQDEDGIRVECQDNGIGMDSSDLEKLFRVDAQLTSIGLEGEKGTGLGLILCSEFIKLHGGEIWATSEKGKGTTVSFRLPDRR; encoded by the coding sequence ATGAACTGGAAGCAATCCTTCAAAGGATTCGTTTTATTTCTGCTCTATATCGGAACTGCCAAACTAGGTATGGAATTTTTTTCTTTCCAACCGGTAAACCTGGCGGTTCTCTGGATTCCTTCCGGCATTGGCCTCATCGGTTGTTTGTTCTTTGGATATCGCTATTTGCCAGTGGTTTGGCTTGCGAGTTTTCTTGCCAATAAAGACGGTCTTATCAGTAGCCAACATGGTTTGGACCCTTTTGGTTTGTATCTCAGTATTTCCCTGACTGCCGGGATCGATACTCTCCAATCAGCATTAGCCTATACATTCTGGATAAAAAAAATCCGCAAAAGCCTCAGTTCCGCAAAAGATAATTTTTACTTTGTGGTTTACGTTTGTTTTCTTTCTAGTTTGATTTCTATACTTTGTCTTGGTGGAATTCTATATTCCTTTGGATACTTTTATAAACTAAACTTTTCTGAAATCATTCGCACTTTGATTGTGATTACTTTTGGAGATACGATTGGAATTTTTATAATCGTTCCATTCTTTATGGCTTGGAGAAAATTCCGTTTTGAGGATTTGTCAATTCGGCTTATCCTTTGGACTTTTTCTTTTGTATTAGTGCAAGTCATCATAGTCTATCATTTCCCTTATCTTTTCTTTTTATCTTTTTTGATTTTAATTTATTTGGGTTATCGATTTCAAATCCGAGGTGTTACCTTAGGAGTATTTCTGCTGTATTTGTCGAGTATCCTGATGACAAGAATGGGTGTTGGCCCATTTGTGTATCCAGGAGTATTTGATTCGTATATTTATTTGATTTCCTTTTTGATTCCATTCTCCATATTATCAGAGTTCATTACTTTACAATACCAAAGACTCATCACCTATCGTTTTGAATTAGAAAAAAAAGTTTTTGATCGAACTAAGCTACTGAGAAAACAAGTCTTCGAAAAGAACAAGGCCATTGAAGCCTTACACACTTCCGAAAAATTGCTAAGTGAGTCTAACCGCACAAAAGATATTTTTTTTTCCATCATTGCTCACGATTTAAGAAACCCGTTAGGGGCTTTTAAACAACTGACTGAACTTATGTATACGGATTTTGATTCGCATACAGACACTGAAAAAAAAGAAACCATATATGAAATTCAAAACTCTGCCTCTATGTTATACGGGCTTCTGGAACAACTTTTGGACTGGGCAAGGACTCAAACAGGAAACATGCCTTTCCGGCCCAAACAAGTAAATCTGATCGGCCTTATTTCTAAAATTACGGATCAAGTTGAATCAACGATTAAGAAAAAATCCATTCAACTTCTTACTGACATACCGTCTGAATTGGCTTATGTTTATGCTGATTCAGAAATGATTCAAGCGATTCTCCGAAATTTAATCACTAATTCAATTAAGTTTACCAACGAGAATGGGAAAATTAGGATCGCTGTCAGACAAGATGAAGATGGCATCCGAGTGGAATGCCAAGACAACGGCATCGGAATGGACAGTTCTGATTTGGAAAAGTTATTTCGTGTCGATGCCCAATTGACAAGCATTGGATTAGAAGGCGAAAAGGGAACAGGACTTGGCCTTATCCTTTGTAGTGAATTTATAAAATTACATGGCGGAGAAATTTGGGCAACTAGCGAAAAGGGGAAGGGAACAACGGTTAGTTTTCGTTTGCCTGATAGACGTTGA
- a CDS encoding beta/alpha barrel domain-containing protein (involved in tryptophan biosynthesis; amino acid biosynthesis; converts 1-(2-carboxyphenylamino)-1-deoxy-D-ribulose 5-phosphate to C(1)-(3-indolyl)-glycerol 3-phosphat), translating to MNPVLHKIVATKHEEIRMGRGKTLPARKVPVRPWESHLKTNSISVIAECKKGSPSSGILRPDYNPVQIASLYESSGAGAISVLTDSQFFFGSLSDLTAVSELVKIPVIRKDFIIDPLQIDEAYAYGASAILLIVRILSPSELTSLHKYAKSLGLSVLVETHNKDEVKTALDAGATTIGINTRDLDTFEIHKNLIEEIAPELDSSIIRVAESGIESYADWQKYKGIVDSMLVGTYFMKSKDITKDFHSLLFGN from the coding sequence TTGAATCCTGTTTTACATAAGATAGTAGCAACCAAACACGAGGAAATTCGTATGGGAAGGGGAAAGACCCTTCCTGCTCGCAAAGTTCCTGTTAGACCTTGGGAATCGCATCTCAAAACTAATTCCATATCAGTCATTGCGGAATGCAAAAAAGGAAGTCCTAGTTCTGGTATCCTTAGACCCGATTATAATCCCGTTCAGATTGCTTCTCTTTATGAATCTTCTGGTGCCGGTGCCATTTCAGTCCTCACTGACTCCCAATTTTTTTTTGGATCTCTCTCGGATCTAACGGCCGTTTCCGAATTAGTGAAAATCCCTGTGATCCGAAAGGACTTCATCATTGATCCTCTTCAAATTGACGAAGCTTATGCTTACGGAGCGTCTGCAATTTTACTAATTGTTCGGATCCTTTCACCAAGTGAACTAACGTCCTTACACAAGTATGCCAAAAGTTTAGGTCTTTCTGTCCTTGTGGAAACACACAATAAGGATGAGGTAAAAACTGCACTCGATGCAGGGGCCACCACTATTGGAATCAATACCCGAGATTTGGATACATTCGAAATTCATAAAAATCTAATTGAGGAAATTGCACCAGAGTTGGACAGTTCCATCATTCGGGTGGCTGAATCTGGGATCGAAAGTTATGCAGATTGGCAAAAATACAAGGGAATCGTGGATTCTATGTTAGTTGGCACCTACTTTATGAAAAGTAAAGATATAACAAAAGACTTTCATTCACTTTTATTTGGAAATTAA